A window of Micromonospora sp. WMMC415 genomic DNA:
GGCCGTCGTTGCGGGTCGGGCGGCCGTCGTGGCGACGGCACCGGTCCGGGCGGACCACCGGTGTCGTCGTCGGCCTCCGTCACGACCGCACCAGGCCCCGCCCGTCGGGTGCGGGGCCACCCGCCGCGGGGCCGGGCGCGCGGGTCGGCGGTTCCGCCGAGAGCAGCGCACGGTACGCGGGCACGGCGCCGAGCAGGTGCGAGTGGCGGCCCACCGCCGTGATCCGTCCCTCCTCGAGCAGGGCGACCCGGTCGGCGAGCGTGATGGTGGACGGTCGGTGCGCGACCACCAGCGCGGTGGTGTTGCGCAGCACCCGGCGCAGCGCCGCCTCCACCATCGCCTCGGTGTGCACGTCGAGGGCGGACAGCGGATCGTCGAGCACGAGCACCGCCGGCCGGCCGAGCACGGCCCGGGCCAGCGCCAACCGCTGCCGCTGCCCGCCGGAGAGCGACAGGCCCTGCTCTCCGACGCGGGTGGCGAGCCCCCACGGCAGGTCGTACGCGAAGTCGGCCTGCGCCAGTGCCAGTGCGGCCCGGACCTCCTCCTCACCGGCGTCGGGCCGGCCCAGCGTGAGGTTCTCCCACACCGACATCGAGAACAGGGTGGGCTCCTCGAAGGCCACCCCGACCAGCCGGCGCAGCGAGGCGAGGCGCAGGTCCCGCAGGTCGTGCCCGTCCAGCGTGATCCGCCCGTCGCCCGCCTCGTGCAGCCGGGGCACCAGGGACAGCAGGGTGCTCTTGCCCGAGCCGGTCGCGCCCACCAGCGCCACCGTCTCACCCGGCTCGACGGTCAGGTCGAGGGCCCGCAGGACGGGTGCCGTGGCGCCCGGGTAGCGGAACGAGACCCCTTCGAACGCCAGCCGGCCGCGTACGGCGGCCCGGCCGAGCGCGACCGCGTGCGGACGGTCCACGATGGCGGGCGTGGTGTCCAGCAGCTCCCGGACCCGGTCGGCCGCGGTCGCCGCCTCCTGCCCGCCGGCGATGATCCAGCCGAGGCCCTGCACCGGCCAGACCAGCATGAGCTGGAGGCTGACGAACGCCACCAGTTCCCCGATGGTGAGTGCGCCGCTCGCGGCGGCGGCCGCACCGGCGACCAGCACGACGCCCAGGGTCAGGTTCGGCACCAGGTCGAGCCGGGCCGATGTCGCGGCGAGCAGCCGCCCCTTGCCGACGCCGGTGTCGTGCAGGGCCCGGGCCCCCTCGGCGAACCGTGCGGCGAGTTGCGGCCCCCGCCCGTACGCCTTCATCGTGCGCAGCCCCTGCGCCGTCTCCTCGACCAGGGTCGCCACGTCGCCCTGCTGGTCCTGCATGCGTCGGGAGGCGGTGTGGTACGCCTGCGCGAACCGTCGGGCGATGAGGAACAGCGGCACCGCGCTCGCCGCCACCAGCAGCCCCAGCACGGGGTGCAGCCGGATCAGCAGCACCACCACGACCACGTAGGTGACCAGGTTGAGGATCAGGAAGAACAGGCCGAAGGAGAGGAACCGGCGGATCACCGACAGGTCGGTGGTGATCCGGGACAGCAGCTGACCGGACTGCCACCGGTCGTGGAAGCTCGGCGGCAGCCGTTGCAGGTGGGCGTAGACGTCGGCGCGGATGGCCGCCTCCATGCCGACGGAGGAGGACGACTGCACCCAGCGCCGGATGAAGATCAGCAGTGCCTCGGCGAGACCCAGCAGCAGCGCCAGGCCGGCGAGGCGGACCAGCCCGCCCGGGTCCTGCCGGGCGACCGGGCCGTCCACGACGCGCTGCGCCACCAGGGGCACCGCGATCCCCGCCGCGGTGGCGGCCAGCCCGGCGACGAGCAGCCAGGCGAACTCCGCCGCGTACGGGCGCAGGTAGTGCCGCAGGCGCCAGAGGTTGTGCAGCGGATGTCGGCCCGTGGCGGGGACCGAGTCTCCTTCACTTTCCGCAGGCACTACCCGACGGTAGCGGCAATTGGGAGCGGTGCCGGTGTCAGCTTGTTGTCAAGCGCCGCTCATGACCGAGAAGCCACTTCTTCACGTCCAGCCCCCAGCGGTAGCCGCCGAGCGTCCCGTCGGTGCGCAGCACCCGGTGGCAGGGGACGAAGAGCGCGGCGGCGTTGCGGGCGCAGGCCGCCGCGGCGGCGCGGACCGCCGCCGGGCGTCCGGCCAGCCCGGCGAACCCGGTGTACGTGACCGGCTCGCCCGGCTTCACCTCCCGCAGCACCGTCCACGCGTACGCCATGAACGCCCCACCGGTGTGCTGCTCCACCGGCACGGTGTCGATCGCGGTCAGTTCGCCGTCCAGGTAGGACGCGACGGCGGCGGTGACCGGGCCGAGGTCGGGCCGGGGCCGTAGCGGCGCCCGCAGGCTCGGGTGGATGAGGGGGACCAGGGTCTGCGGGTCGGCGGTGAAGCCGGCGGCCCGGACCGCCCCGTCGGGTCCGGCGACGACGCTGAGCGGGCCGGCCGGGGTGGCGATGACGGTGCTGTCGATCGTGCTCATGCTGCTCTCCAGAGTCGGATGACCGCGTACGAGCGCCAGGGGCGCCAGCGGTCGGCGTACGTGTCGAGGGTCTTCGGGTCGTCCGGCAGGCCGAGGGCGGCGGCGCCGCGGCGTACGGCGAGGTCGGTGGGGAGGAACGTGTCCGGGTCGCCGAGCGCGCGCAGCGCGACGTAGTCCGCCGTCCACGCCCCGATGCCGGGCAGTGCCAGCAGCCGCTGCCGGGTCTCCTCCCGATCCCCACCCGGCTCCAGGTCCAGGACCCCGTCGACCACCGCCCGCGCCAGCCCCCGGATCGTCTCCCGCCGCCCACCCGGCATCCCAAACCCCGAATCCGGCACCCCCAGCACCTCCCCAGCCGACGGAAACCCCCGCAACCCCCGCCCCGCCTCGGCGTGATCATGAAGTTGACGGGTGAGTTGATCTCCTTCGTACCCGCTAACTTCATGATCGACGGCGGCGGTCGGGGCGGGGAGGTGGGTCAGGAGGCGGGTCAGGGTGGTGCGGGCGGACGTCACCGAGACCTGCTGGCCGATGATCGCGCGGACGGCCATCTCGAAGCCGTCGGCGGCGCGGGGGACGCGGATGCCGGGCTCCGCCGCGACCGCCGGGGCGAGGGCGGGGTCGGCGGCCAACGTCTGGTCGACCGCCACCGGGTCGGCGTCGAGGTCGAGCAGGCGGCGGCAGCGGGCCACCGCCGGCGCCAGGTCCCGCATGTCGGTCAGCCGCAGCGTCGCCACCACGTGCCCGTCCGCCGGGGTCAGGGCCGCCTCGCCGGTGCCGTGCGGCAGCCGCAGGCCCCGGTGGTACGTGCCGGCGCGCACCTCGTCGACCGCCGGCAGCGCCCGGAGGGCGAGGAAGTCCAGCAGGGCCCGGGCGTGCAGCGGCGGCCGGTACGCGAGCCGTACGGTGATCGTGCCCGCCCCGGCCGGCGCCGGACGCTGGCCCCGGGCGGTCCGCAGCTCGGTCGGCGCGACCCCGTACACCTCGCGGACCGTGTCGTTAAACTGCCGGACGCTGCCGAACCCGGCCGCGAACGCGACGTCCGCCATCCCGAGCGCGGTGGTCTCGATCAGGGTCCGCGCGGTCTGCGCGCGCTGCGCCCGGGCCAGGGCGAGCGGGCCGGCGCCCAACTCGGCGCGGAGCATCCGGTGCAGGTGCCGCTCGGTGTAGCCGAGCCGCGCCGCGAGGCCCGGCACCCCGTCCCGGTCGACGACACCGTCGGCGATCAGCCGCATGGCGCGACCCACCACGTCGGCCCGGACGTCCCACTGCGGGGACCCGGGCGCGGCGTCCGGCCGGCACCGGCGGCAGGCGCGCAGGCCGGCGCCCTGTGCGGCGGCGGCCGACGGGAAGAACCGGACGTTCTGCCGCTTCGGGGTGATCGCCGGGCAGGACGGCCGGCAGTAGATGCCGGTAGAGGTCACGCCGGTGTAGAACCAGCCGTCGAACCGCTGGTCGCGGCTGTCGACGGCCCGGTAGCACCGTTCGAAGTCCAGGTCCACGCACCGATGATGCCTCCGCGCCGGACGCGTCTGCTGGCGGGAATCGGACGTGGCCGTGGACCGGCTAGCTTGCGTGCTCCAGCGCCCAGGCCAGCGCCTCGTCCGCGATCCGCTCCGAGCCCTGCTGCGCCGGCAGCAGGTGGGCGTAGCCCGGGTACTCACGGATCTCCGTGACCGCGTTCGGCGTGTAGTGCGCCACGTTCGACCGCTGCACCGCGGGCGGCATCAGGTGGTCCTCGCCGCCGGAGATGAACAGCAGCGGCGCCCGGGCGTCGTTCCGGTAGTCGACCCAGGTGTCCTGCCGGCCGGGCTGGACGTTGGCGAGCAGGCTGCCCCAGAAGATCGCCGCGGAGGCGGGGACGTGGTAGCGCCGGTACAGGGCGAGCGACTCCTCCTCCGGGAACGTGTTGGTGAACGCGTACCGCCACTGCTCGGGGCTGAGTCCGGTCGCCCGCTCGCGGTCGAACGGATGGCGTAGCACCGGGAAGGACGCCTTGAGCTGCGCCGGGGGCGCCACCTTGACGCCCTCGGTCGGTGCCGAGTTGAGGGCGACGCCGGCCGCGCCGAAGCCGTGGTCGAGCAGGATCTGGGCGAACGCGCCGCCCGCGGAGTGGCCCATGATGATCGGCGGCCGGTCCAGCTCGCGGAGCACGGCCTCGAGGGACGCGATGATGTCCGGCACGGTCAGTCGCTCGATCGGGGTCGGGTCGGAGTTCAGTGCCTCCACGCCCACCTCGAAGCCCGGATAGCCGGGCGTGAGGACCCGGTACCCCTGGGCCTCGTAGTGGGCCTTCCACCCCTCCCAGCTCAGCGGGGTCACCCAGAAGCCGTGGATGAGCACGATCGTGTCGGGCTTCATGACACCCCCCGGCTACCTGGCCCGTCCTGCGGAGCCTAGCCGCGCGTTCGCTCCGGTCGTGCGGGAAACTGTCGGTTGTGGCCGGTACCGTCCCGCCATCAACTCAAGAAGGGGTGCGGCGATGGCGAGCGGGGCGGGTCGGCAGGCGGCGTCGACGCGGGACGGGCACCCTCCGCTGGAGCGGGCGGTGGTGCAGGGCTTCTACTTCCGCATGCGGGCCGTCGCTCCCGCTGCGGTCGGCGCCCTCGACCGGGACCGCGCCGGTGACCCGGGGCGCGCCTTCGGCGACACCGCCTGCGGCCGGCTCGTCCGTTCATTGGACGACGACGGGCTGCGCGCCCTCGGCATGTGGGTGCACCACTGGTGCATGCGGTTCTACGACGACGACACCCGGGCCGCGCTGCGCCTGCTGCGGGAGATCGCCGCCCGGCCCGGCCTGGGCTGGACGGCCGACGAGGTCCGGTGGATGCTCCGCGAGTCGTACGCGACCGTCCCGGCCGCCGACGCCCGGTTCACCCTGCCGCTCGCCGCCGCCGCCGAGCTGGCCCCCGGCACGCTGCGGATCGAGCCCGTCGTCCCCCGCCAGCCCGGTCCCCGCGACTGACGCTCGCCGGCCGGCCGGCGTGGGGGAAGCTGGCCGGCCACGGTGGCGCCGACGGCCAGCGCGAAGCCGGCGAGCTGCCACCCGGTCAGCGCCTGGCCGAGCACCGCCCAGCCGAGCACGGCGGCGGTCAGCGGGCTCAGCGCGCCGAGCAGGGAGACCTGGGTGACGGGCAGCCGGGCGGCCCCGCGGAACCAGAGGGCGTACGCCAGGGCCGTGCCGACCAGCGTCAGCCAGGCGTACCCGGCCAGCGCGGGCGGGTCGGGGCGCGGCACCGCCCCCTCGACCAGCACGGCGACGGGCACCACCAGCAGCCCGCCGGCGGTGAGCTGCCACCCGGTGGCGGTGAGTGTCCCGACCCCCGGTGGGCGTCCCCACCGCCGGGTCAGCACCAGCCCGGTCCCCATCGCCGCGGTGGCGGTCAGCCCGGCCGCCACGCCGAGGGCGTCCAGCCCGGCGCCCGGGCGGAGCACCACCAGCGTGACCCCGACCAGCGCTGTCACCGCCGCGGCGAGCGCCCACCGGCGGGGACGCTCGCGGAGCACCAGCACGGTGAGGCCGGCGACCAGCAGGGGTTGGGTGGCGCCGAGGACGGCGGCCGTCCCGCCGGGCAGCCGGTACGCGGCCAGGAAGAGCAGCGGGAAGAACGCGCCGATGTTCAGCGCGCCGAGCACGGCGCTCCGCCACCACCAGGAGCCGTGTGGCCGGTGCCGGGTGACGGCGAGCAGCAGCAGCCCGGCGGGCAGGGCCCGGAACGCGCCGGACCAGAGCGGCCGGTCCGGCGGCAGTAGTTCGCTGGTGACCAGGTACGTGGTTCCCCAGGCGATCGGCGCCGCAGCGGTGACCAGGGGGTCGAGCCGGCGGTGGTCCATGGGCTCCTCCTCAAAATGCTCTTCGCTAAGTAGCTTAGTGCTAAGCTACTTAAAGTCGAGTGATGCGAGGGGTGCGAGGTGCGGCACAATCCGGATGTGGCGCAACGGGACGACGTCGACGGCA
This region includes:
- a CDS encoding ABC transporter ATP-binding protein, producing the protein MPAESEGDSVPATGRHPLHNLWRLRHYLRPYAAEFAWLLVAGLAATAAGIAVPLVAQRVVDGPVARQDPGGLVRLAGLALLLGLAEALLIFIRRWVQSSSSVGMEAAIRADVYAHLQRLPPSFHDRWQSGQLLSRITTDLSVIRRFLSFGLFFLILNLVTYVVVVVLLIRLHPVLGLLVAASAVPLFLIARRFAQAYHTASRRMQDQQGDVATLVEETAQGLRTMKAYGRGPQLAARFAEGARALHDTGVGKGRLLAATSARLDLVPNLTLGVVLVAGAAAAASGALTIGELVAFVSLQLMLVWPVQGLGWIIAGGQEAATAADRVRELLDTTPAIVDRPHAVALGRAAVRGRLAFEGVSFRYPGATAPVLRALDLTVEPGETVALVGATGSGKSTLLSLVPRLHEAGDGRITLDGHDLRDLRLASLRRLVGVAFEEPTLFSMSVWENLTLGRPDAGEEEVRAALALAQADFAYDLPWGLATRVGEQGLSLSGGQRQRLALARAVLGRPAVLVLDDPLSALDVHTEAMVEAALRRVLRNTTALVVAHRPSTITLADRVALLEEGRITAVGRHSHLLGAVPAYRALLSAEPPTRAPGPAAGGPAPDGRGLVRS
- a CDS encoding methylated-DNA--[protein]-cysteine S-methyltransferase — translated: MSTIDSTVIATPAGPLSVVAGPDGAVRAAGFTADPQTLVPLIHPSLRAPLRPRPDLGPVTAAVASYLDGELTAIDTVPVEQHTGGAFMAYAWTVLREVKPGEPVTYTGFAGLAGRPAAVRAAAAACARNAAALFVPCHRVLRTDGTLGGYRWGLDVKKWLLGHERRLTTS
- a CDS encoding AlkA N-terminal domain-containing protein; the protein is MDLDFERCYRAVDSRDQRFDGWFYTGVTSTGIYCRPSCPAITPKRQNVRFFPSAAAAQGAGLRACRRCRPDAAPGSPQWDVRADVVGRAMRLIADGVVDRDGVPGLAARLGYTERHLHRMLRAELGAGPLALARAQRAQTARTLIETTALGMADVAFAAGFGSVRQFNDTVREVYGVAPTELRTARGQRPAPAGAGTITVRLAYRPPLHARALLDFLALRALPAVDEVRAGTYHRGLRLPHGTGEAALTPADGHVVATLRLTDMRDLAPAVARCRRLLDLDADPVAVDQTLAADPALAPAVAAEPGIRVPRAADGFEMAVRAIIGQQVSVTSARTTLTRLLTHLPAPTAAVDHEVSGYEGDQLTRQLHDHAEAGRGLRGFPSAGEVLGVPDSGFGMPGGRRETIRGLARAVVDGVLDLEPGGDREETRQRLLALPGIGAWTADYVALRALGDPDTFLPTDLAVRRGAAALGLPDDPKTLDTYADRWRPWRSYAVIRLWRAA
- a CDS encoding alpha/beta hydrolase yields the protein MKPDTIVLIHGFWVTPLSWEGWKAHYEAQGYRVLTPGYPGFEVGVEALNSDPTPIERLTVPDIIASLEAVLRELDRPPIIMGHSAGGAFAQILLDHGFGAAGVALNSAPTEGVKVAPPAQLKASFPVLRHPFDRERATGLSPEQWRYAFTNTFPEEESLALYRRYHVPASAAIFWGSLLANVQPGRQDTWVDYRNDARAPLLFISGGEDHLMPPAVQRSNVAHYTPNAVTEIREYPGYAHLLPAQQGSERIADEALAWALEHAS